The genomic window GCAGGGGATAGTGGCACAGCACTTCAAGGGGCATTTCTATTACTGGTATTTGTACTAGGTTTTGCAACACCCTTCTTGATTTTTACTGTATTTTATGATAAATTAACTGAGAAGATAAAAATAATAAAAAGTAACTTAGGTTTACTAAAAAAAGCGAGTGCAATATTAATAATCATTATGGGTCTACTATTACTATTTGATAAATTAGAGTCATTAGTTGCTATTTTTAATAGATTAAGTATATAATTGGAGGGAAAATGAAAAAAATAATAATTATGTTAATGTTAATATTTTCTAGTCTTACTTTTTCAGGAGACTTAGATAATATAGTATTTAAAGATCAAAAAGGACAAGTTAAAACTATAAAAGATTTTAAAGGTAAAACATATATCAAACTTTGGGCTTCATGGTGTCCAACTTGTTTATACACTATGGATCACACTGTAGAACTTTCAAAAGAAAAAAATCTTGGATTTAATGTAATATCTGTTGTTTCACCTACAAAAAAAGGTGAATTAAATGAAGAGGATTTTAAAAAATGGTTTAAAGGAACAGATTGGACAGCCTTACCTGTATTAATGGATAATCAAGGAAGCTTAATAAAAAAAGCAAGACTTAGAGGATATCCTACTAATGTATTTATAGATAGTGAAGGTAACATAGCC from Streptobacillus felis includes these protein-coding regions:
- a CDS encoding redoxin family protein, translating into MKKIIIMLMLIFSSLTFSGDLDNIVFKDQKGQVKTIKDFKGKTYIKLWASWCPTCLYTMDHTVELSKEKNLGFNVISVVSPTKKGELNEEDFKKWFKGTDWTALPVLMDNQGSLIKKARLRGYPTNVFIDSEGNIAKVVTGVISTKKIKEEMSKIK